The nucleotide sequence ACTCTAACAAGTAAAATGTTTGTAGACATAGGAGTCATATTGAATGTTGTTCCAGTACTACAGACTTTCTCCCAAAGGTGCCCATATTCTCAAACCTGGACGCTGTGAATGCGACTATACATGATAAAAAGAACTTTGCAGTTGTGATTAAGAATCTCGAAATAGGGAGTACATTATAAAGCAGACCATCTTAGTTACTCTTCTATTGatatgaagagataccatgattaagacaacttataaaaggaagtgTTTAGAATTTGagaccagcgtggtctacagagtgagcccaaGACTATatagaagaaaccctgtctcaaaaaacaaaaatacccaacaacaacaaaaacgaaagcatttaattgggagctcTACAGCTCTACAGTATCAGAGTGTGAGTCACGACCATTTTGGGGGCAAGGAACATTGCAGCAGGCAGGTGCTGGATTAGTAGCTAAGAGCTTacatcttgggctggagagatggctcaggtgttaAGAACACTAAGGttcttagttcaattcccagcaaccatgtggtggctcacaaccatctgtaaggagctctagtaccctcttctggtgtatatgcatacattcaggcagagtagtatataaacaataaataaataaatatatatatatttttaaaagggcTTACATCTTTTCTGCAAGTCAGAGGCAGGACAGACAGACTGGGCCTGCTgtgggcttttgaagcctcaaaacTATCCCCAGTGGCACACgtatccaacaaggccacatccccTAATTCTTTCAAAATAGTTACAGCAaatggggaccaagcattcaaatatgtgagcctatggaACCATTCTCACTAAAAGTACCATACAGGAGCAGCTGTAATTTCCAGGGTTGTCAAGATCCATGGAGGAAGGCACAGTGAcaagacaaagaaaggaaagaagcagcAGAAGTCTCAAGATCATGAGTCAAAGACAGCTTCTAGAAGCCAGAAGCCAAGGAAGTAGAACATCCAAAAGGATTAGCCCTGTATATATACATTGGTGTTTAAACCCAAAGTTTAGGGTAGATGTGGAGGCTCTTTTTGTGCCAGTTTGTGGATAGAGATAGATAGGCTCCCCTTACCCCACCCCCTGCCTGCTGCTCTATGTGGTCTGATTACTAGTTGTTGACAGGCTTGGTAAAATGCAACTTCCAACATCTCTGATTCAACGTATGCGTGTCTTGACAAAATCCCCAGTGCAACCCCTATCCCCTGATCTATGCCTCTGTACCTGCAGAACCCCAGCGCAGAATCAACGACTACATTCCCAGGACACCTCTCCATTCCTGGGTCATTGAGTGGCTGCCACACTGCTTAAATGTGACAAGTTCTATGAGGATACTCTCCCTGGCATCTGGCACACACCTAGTACTCAGTAAATATGTCTGAGGGCTCTAAGGCTGGGGGACTAAAGGAAAGGTTTCATCGTCCATTCTTGCATTTATGAAAAACTCGACCACTGAGCAATGTCATGCCACATTAGTTGGAAGAGAACATGGGAACATCCTGCCTCCAACCCCCAACACAGTGCACATGTCACCAGTGCAAACGTCCTAGTTTGCTCTTTGttactgtgataaacaccacGACGAAGAGCAAATTGGGGGAGAAAAGGCTTACAGGTTAATGTCAGTCTAGCATCAAGGGAAGCCAAGGTAGAGCTTGCAGCAGTAACCACCAGGaaaatgctgctttctggcttgcttccccggACTGATTGGGCTACCTTTCTAACACAGATGGCACTGCTCATCAGTGAGCATATGCCCATAACTAGCAATCAAGAAAACTTCTCACAGATATGCCCGCAagtcagtctgatggaggcaattcattatttgagattccctcttctcaggGTATATCTAGGTTTGTGTCATGGCGACAAAAAGTAAGCAAGAACAGAAAGGGGACAGTGCATACTAGAACCTGATGGAAGGTGTCTTTGGGCAACCTGCTTGCTTGCGTTTGAGATGGCTCTGAAAAGTGTGGAGTTTTAAAATTACCAAGCCATCTAGACTGCAGCTTTGATGGCCTTGGATCAAAGGAGTCTCTTCTGACACTCAAAGCCTTGCTGGTCCTCAAGGTTCCTATCTAAGGGTCCCTGCCCCTCTGTCTTTGGGTGCCTACcagtttccattgctctgtcctgATGTTCCTCCAAGATGCTTCTACTCTTTTAATTCTATTTCGCCCATCTATGTGCCCCCTCCCCTATAGTGTGTGTTCCCTCCCATCGCGCGCGTATtcccctttcatttccttttacttCCTCTGCAGCGGTAGGGGATGGAACCTTAGCTCTACCCTTGAGCGTGCACTCGTTGCCGGGCAACGGGACGCGACTCACTGGCAGGTGGCCAGAACGTGCATCAGTTGCTTGCACCAAGGAGGCTGGAGCGTTTTCCCTCGAAACGATCCTTTAGTGTTGTCTCTGAAGAAGCAGTTCTCAAAAAAATCATACCTCAGGAATCACGTAGGTCTCAACCCGAAGGCTGAGCTCTTGAGAGTTAATTCCGGGAGTAAGCCGGTGGGCCTGGGtgactcctcctccttcctttctttctgcccctcctcttccttttcctcctccccctcctttcccaAGCTCTAGCCACCGCCAGTAGGTTGGTGGCTGCCTGACTGAATTGTATTTTCAGATAAAAAGGGTTACTTTCTAGCACAAATATAGTATAAGACAATTATTCATTGTTTCTCAGAAATCCAAATTGAACTGGGCCTGCTGTAGTTTTAAGTGCCGAATCCAGGTCCCCTCTACCCCAGGCCCTGGCAGAGGACCCCTTTCAGTGGCTCATAGCAGCTGCTCCAGGCTGGAGGCAGGCATTTCTGTGGGAATGAACTTTCTGCAGTGGAGCTGGACGCGTGCTGGTGTTTGTTGGGAAAGACCATTTCTTAGGGCAGAAGAGATGGCTATTATTTCCTTCACATAGTCAGGAAATGGATATTACAGACATGACAGAGGACACTCATGCAAACCGCTCTGAGAATGCTAAGCAGCTGCCAGaagccacagacagacagatcctgGCCAACTTCAGAGGTTTCCCCTTGACCACCACTGTCCCTCTCCCAGGTCCCATGATTCTGAAGCAGCAGCAGGAGTATCTTCCAAGAACGTTAAACAACATTGAgatgtctgtgtggtgattttatCTTTAGAGGATTTCCCACTGACGAAGCACAATGGAGACACAGTCCAGTCAGTTGCCATAATGCTTTTCGCTATGTGCTTAGGACACCAATGACAACTTGGTAGGAAATGAGCTCATCTGTGCCAGCGTCAGTCAGTTCTTGGGGCTACACTTATGCGCACACACATTCCTTTGGTGGCAGAATCAATTTCTACAATATCCTTCCCCTCCTATGAGTCACTAGGGAACCTATTTAGAGACCATCTCCATTCCTTTATATTGTCaccagatttcctggaactgtgCCTAATTGACCCTCTACCCTCAGATGGTATTCTAGTCTAAGGTAATAACAGTGCTAATGCCATCTGTGTTCACATGCCATTTCATGGTTGTGTGTTTGCACCTTTGAGATAGGATTCAAGAACTGCAATGGTGAACATACTCTGATACGTCTAGACATTGCCAAGTCACCCTCATCAACACCAATTTTGCTCTCCCATCACCATTGCAGGCCAGGTTGGTGTCTACAAAGGCAAATGTGTCTGAAAGTTTATGTCCATATGCACATCCTATGTTGGGTAAATAGAAATAGTCAACCCAGAAAAAGCCAAGCAAGCAGCAGTCTTCATATTTAAAGAGACTGGGAAGCCGCTGGGAGTGGGCATAAACTTGCTCACTTGCCATTATGGAGAGACAATGGTGTCTGCCCTGTGATCAGAGTACTCCCTGGGAACCtagaggaaggagcctgtttCCTAAATGCATACACATAGTCGCccgcatgcatgtgcacacacacacacacacacacacacacacacacacacatctcaggcAGCATGACAAGGGCTGCATGAGCTACTTGAAGCAGGAGGAACCCCATTGTACTAGCTGACAAAACTCTGAGAGCCAGAAATGTTCTTGGCCTTGAAGCTGACAAGGTATGGAGGGAGGAAAGCTTCATCAAGATGGGAAAGTGCAGTGTGTGATATGTAGAATGGCATGATACTCGGTGGAGTAAGATCCCAGGATATATGATGACAGGGAGAAGCTTGAGGTTAGTTTAAAGGGAAATGTATGGGAAGATTATGAGCAACTTCATGCGATTTATTTGAATTTAAATTGGTATTCTCTAGTTTTGGCAATGTATGCTTTTAAAGAAGAGATGGACAGTTTATTGAAGTGGTTTATTGAAGTGCATAGGAGAAGCATCTTGGAGTCACTAGAGTTAAGGCCCTAAGGTGAAGAAGTGTGTACAAATCCTACACTCATCTGCCAGCCAACTTCTCTTGGCTGTTCACTTAAGCAGTTTGGCTCCCTAGCTACCATGGCCTGGGAAGTTGTGGGCATTAACTGGTGCCAGTATTACTTGGCACAATGCCACAAATAATGCTAGTGTCCAGTTCTGATTCTGGGACTAAACTTAAGAACCTTTGGAATGCAGAAGCTGTTTTAACTATGACTACTGCAGAGTCCTCTTGGAGGCCATTTGAAGTTTCCTGGGGCCAGCTTGCTTATGTCACCCCTAATGAGAAACACTCAGGACCAGTGACAGGGTGGAATGTTTAGGCAGCCCCCTTAActttactattttgttttgttttttcaagagatggtttctctgtgtatccctggatttccaggcttttctgtagaccagactagacttgaactcagagatctgcctgcctctgccaagacttctgggatcaaaggtgtgcgccaccaccacctggcttgacTTTACTCTTAACTGTGCCCAATCTGAACACTTTTGACTCTAATGAAAAGCTTTTGTAGATGGTTTTTGTTTAGGAGTTAGAAATGGAGTCACTATATCTTCACAAGTGCCTGGGGGCATGCCTAACTCAAGGTCTCGCAGAAGTGGCAAGAGTTCGCCCAGTGGATCCAATCGAATTCTTAGCCTTGTGGATGTATAAGTATAAGGAAAACGTGACCATGGAAGAACAGGTAAATATGGATCACCCTTTAGGAAATTCGAAGAGCATGACAGTTGTTTTATCATGTCTATATTTTTATGTTCAATCTTGTTTTTCCTTTacaaaaatgtatattatatataaacttTGGACAATATGTAAAAGTGGAGAGGGAAGAAAACTGAAAGgaagcttctgttttgattttaaatatcttttctctgtgttgccttttcTTACGTATTTgtagatttgtttttcttcttttctttttctttgtatttagtGTATAATGTcagttctgtgttttttgttCAGCTGAAACATAAAACTTCCCCAAATTTTTGGATAGTTTCCAAATGACCAGCCCACCATTTGCTTAACCCCCTTTctaatgtttgttttgttatttttttatttttataatttttattttttatattaattacaggttatttactttgtatcccagctgtagccccctccctcattccctcccaaccccactctccctcatctcctccttgcccctctctaagtcccctgataggggtggtcctcctccctttccatctggccctagtttatcaagtctcatcaggactgccctagcaaggctgctcctcactcagtggggggagggagaggtcaaagagcccaccattgagttcatgtcaaagacagtcactgttccccttattagggtaaccCACCTGtatgctgagctgccataggctacatctgagcaggggttctaggttatatccattcatggtccttgtttggagaatcagtctcagaaaagacccctgggcccagatatatttggtccttgtggcgctcccatcatctccaggtcttactaactcccccttctttcgtatgattccctgaactccttTCTAATGTTTGTAATTGAGATTCTTCTGAGATTGCATTTACAAATTGTTTGGTCTCTAATAAGTTGCGTACTGTTGCTTTTTACCATTTGctagagacagaaagaaatgatCGATTTGGAGCATGAGAGAGAATTAGCGATGATGGAGCAGGAAATGCTGGAGCGACTCAAAGCAGAGGAACTCTTGTTTCAGCAGGTGTGACAGGAGCCCAAATGTTACTAAGTGAACAGTGTCACCCTTGGTGCGGGTGCAACCCACATCCTGAAATACTGCCCAGCTCTGGTCATTTAGCTGTGGCTCTCTAGTATTCTCATCTTTCCTTGCTGAAAAGGCAGTAGCGTGAGGTAATAGGAGAACTGTGAATGAGTTGTGGCAGAAGCCAAGGGGACAGTAGTCAAAGGCACCACCGCTGAGCTGGTGCTCATTCAAAGCCCAGAGAATCTCTCTAGGAAGAGTGGAGAGGGTGAAGTGCAACAGGTGAGGAGGGAGATAGTGGGTGAGCATAATGCTTTTCTGGGGCTTGTGAGGGGAAGGGCAGTGGGTTCTATTTTGATTTAGGAACACATAGAGCACAATGAGTGACATTAGCAAATAGAAATAAAGATGGTGCAGAAACTTCTCTCCATGGTAATAAGAGAAGATGGGTCTGGGAAACAAGTGGATgagcccttctttttttttattttattaattacactttattcactttgtatccccccataagcccctcataTGGTAGTTCCAGTAATGTCAGCATTGGAGAGGTGGAGGCAAGCGGAATGTTATGAGTTAGAGTCCAGCCTGGACTAGGCAAaacctgtctaaaaaaacaagcaaaaaggagTGATAGAGCTAATGTCTAGCTATTGATATGTCATAACTTCCCTATAATTTCAATACTTGCTACTCTTCAGCAGCAGCTGGCATTTCAGCTGGAGTTGGAAATGCAggaaaaggagaaacagaagacAGAACTCCAGGTTGTGGAAGAACAACTAAGTAAGGTAATCTGAAGTTTTTGTTATGTGTCTGCTTGTTAGAAGCTTCTGGACTCTTCAGGCTGTCTCTTTCAGCCAAGCCAGCAGAAAGACTACAGGATGCAGAACCCACATCCCTGCTCCCTATCAGCTCTGCTACTTCAAGCCCCAGCCTTTCTGTCTGCTCTCTTGTTTCACAACGGTGGTTGCAGCACAGAACCATAGGCATCACACAGGGATGGGTATAGTCACATGAGTGTCTTCATGAGCTACAAAGGTCTCAAGAGGGCCACTGTCAACAATTTTGTGAGGAGACAGCTGTTGTTAAGGATGGCTGATTTGAAGGTATTCTGGTGGATGAGATAACAGTATGTCACTTTCTTCATTATTTGCCAAGAAGTCATTCACATTTAAAACAATCTGTTCTCATGTTGATTTTTCAGGTCTCTTATGAAAATAAACAATGAAGTGAATTAGTTTTTGTAAAACCCATTTTATTGGTAATATGTACATAAAGTTTAGCCAATAATTCCTGATATCCTAAACATGTGTGTCACATTAGCCAGACTTCTGATTGAGTTTATGTCTACTCTCTTCCCTACCCAACTGTAACTCTTATTACTGGACccataattaaaactgaaatcagaAGCAACTTTTACCAAATGTATTTGGTACCTTTATTAATGGATTATATGATTAAAAATCTCAtttgaaacattttgttttgtttgagacagggtttctctgtgtagtcctggctgttctggaacttgctctgtagaccaggctggcctcctactCCGAGACCCTGCCttggccttctgagtgctgggattaaaagcatgtgctggtgaacatttctttaaaaacacatagGGTGGTGAATTGAATAAAACAGAGGAGATGCTGAACATCTAGACGCTGAACCTTAGCTTGTGCAACAGGGTCATTTTCTAGGTATGTGCATTAGCTCACAAACATACTAACACACCAGAGGGTCACACTCTTATCTACAGGTGTCAGGCCTGTGTGACAAGAGTCACCACAACACAGCTTTAGTATTTCATGTCCACATAGGCTTAATGTCACTCATCTCTAGCTTGGAAAGTATCCCTGTCTCACTCACTACTCAGAGCACTTTCGTGCACCTTGCTCTAGCTCTACAGACACACAGTGTAAATTGTCAATGTAGTGAAGAATCCTGAGTTGAAGAAGGGCTAGACTCTGGGTGTTTGCCTCAGTCCCTTGGGAGTCAAGAGCTAACAGGAATGTTTCCCTTGCTCTCTGATGTTTTATTTTGACCTCCCTCCTGGTGCTCTGGTGTGTGACAAAAGATTAAGAACCTGGATCTTATTGGGTGCCAGAGAGTAATGTGTTGAAGCTCCCACCATTGCAGaggaatgtatttattttctggtTCAGTTAAAAGAACAGGGGAGAAAATTATTATTCAAATAGTCATCCTTATGGTTGAGGTTGATGCTCTTATAAGCATCTAAACATCTTAGGTCTACAGTGTGGATGCAGGATAATAACTTCCAAAAGAGCCTGGTATAATggcccacacctttgatcccaggatGCAGAGGCAAAGGGATCTCTGCAAGTTCTAGTACAGCCAGCACTAAatagagaaatcctgcctcaaaaacaaaacaaaacaaacataaataaaagaacttATTAGAAAAAATAGAATTATCTTTGCAAAATAGTACCACATATATCTCTATAGTCCACTTTGGTAAGTCTATTGTCCTTGTTCAGTTCATGTTTATGCAGTCATGCTAGTGAGACTTAATGAGACATAGTCTCATAGCAAACTCCCTGATgttctggttcttacaatctttccgcCCACTCTTCCATGTCCCCAAAGACTTAGGAGCAGGAGttattttgtagatgtattcACTGGAACTGTGCTCCACAACTCGGCTTTTTAATTTAAtgaggttttattttaatttaattttaatgtagTCTAAATTTAACTTAAtgtagttttctgtaatagtctctgTCTGTTGCTAAGAGAAGTTTCCTTAATGAGTTTCTTTAAGATGAGGACTACGTTTATCTATGGGTacaaggacaaatatttagagtgtagttaggaattatgttggtttagtaaagtggtgatTGTAGGTTCTCTTTTAAGATCCACAAATTCACTCAGCCTGGGCAGGTAGCTAGCCTTTAAGGGCCGAGCAGGATGCCCTCTTGTTGATTAGATTTTAAGTTCAATTAGAGAGATCTTAGTTACCACTAAGGTTTGTGTACCACTATTGCCCCTTTAAGATTATTATGCCATGCTGGTTATTGTGGTTCATAGGACTGTTGGTTACTTCTTTCCTTGGGAAGCTTTCATGGTACCTTCTGGTATCATAAAATCTGGTCCTCCGGGTAAGAGGCACTGATGTTAGTTTCAGTTCAGGACTGTGTGTCCGAAAAGCATGGTATCTTCAACAGTTGAGATTTACCTTCCACCTCTGGTCAGCTCATGTTTTGaaggaattttatttattataaacagTTATCTCCCTAGCATAGAGTAATAAATTAATCTGTGATCCATTGTTTTGTGTGCACTGTACTCTTTCCAGTCCTTGGAAAGTGACATCACTTTTGCTGCTAAACTGATCATAGaactttataaaaacaaaacaaacccaacaacTTCAAAACCAAACATGGAATAGAAATGAGCAATATTCAGTGCTTTCTCAACTTTGTCTAGGAGATGATGagcaatgaaagcactgctaagggTGAAGAGCCCATGCAGTCACTGGTGAGGAAGAGCTACAGTGTTTTATGTGAAATGAATATGCCTCTTAGAATAGAATCCTTATTTTTGGAATCAGTGGCTAAAGTTTTAATAAGGGCACTGTTAATACTGCTGGTCTAGAATGGGCAACGTGGCATACACATGTGATCACAGTGCCTGAGGCTGGAAAGTTGTGATTCCAGGAATGCCTGAAGCTATGTAGTGAGAGAGACCCAGTCttaacaaagcaaaagcaaaaccaaaaaccttaAAAAGTGACAGTTCAAATGGATATTCTAATGATAAGTCACAGGTGTGTGGTGCTTTGAAACAAATCTCAGAATGAATAAAATTGCGACATTCAGTATATACTGGTATATTTTTAAGGCTACAATGTCCTGTTATATTGTTCATAAAATTACTTACAAATTAATGTATTTTGGAATTCCAAATGgatttaaaaatagcttttagTGCTTCTTACTTGATTCGCTTACTGTTAACAGGCATTGGCAGATTCTACTAACTAACACTGTTGAGTCTGAGTGCTCaattcagaaattttatttcaaaattcaaaaaaaagGAACATGTTAATTTTGAAGACATGTAAAAGTAAAAACTGAATTTTGTGACTGTAGGAAT is from Meriones unguiculatus strain TT.TT164.6M chromosome 9, Bangor_MerUng_6.1, whole genome shotgun sequence and encodes:
- the Dydc1 gene encoding DPY30 domain-containing protein 1 isoform X2, encoding MESLYLHKCLGACLTQGLAEVARVRPVDPIEFLALWMYKYKENVTMEEQRQKEMIDLEHERELAMMEQEMLERLKAEELLFQQQQLAFQLELEMQEKEKQKTELQVVEEQLSKEMMSNESTAKGEEPMQSLVALNIDQDL
- the Dydc1 gene encoding DPY30 domain-containing protein 1 isoform X1 — encoded protein: MESLYLHKCLGACLTQGLAEVARVRPVDPIEFLALWMYKYKENVTMEEQRQKEMIDLEHERELAMMEQEMLERLKAEELLFQQQQLAFQLELEMQEKEKQKTELQVVEEQLSKEMMSNESTAKGEEPMQSLESTMDNAKTLAEISDRYGAPNLSRVEELDEPMLSDVALNIDQDL